A section of the Meles meles chromosome 8, mMelMel3.1 paternal haplotype, whole genome shotgun sequence genome encodes:
- the LOC123949274 gene encoding olfactory receptor 4C11-like: MQLNNSVTEFILLGLTQNPMRQKMVFVIFFIFYLGTVIGNLLIIVTIKYSPMLGSPMYFFLFYLSLTDSCFSTSIAPRLIVDSLSAKKIITYNECMTQVFALHLFGSMEIFVLIFMAADRCVAICKPLHYPTIMRRQVCTVLIILAWIGSFIHSIAQIILALRLPFCGPNLIDHYCCDLQPLLKLACMDTYKINLLLVSNSGAICSSSFVILMISYIVILYSLRNHSVEGRKKALSTCTSHITVVILTFGPCIFIYTRPPTTFPMDKMVTVFYTIATPFLNPLIYTLRNTEVKNAMRKLWHIKITLDSKR; encoded by the coding sequence ATGCAACTAAATAACAGCGTAACTGAGTTCATACTGTTAGGATTGACCCAAAATCCCATGAGACAGAAGATGGTATTTGtaatcttcttcattttttatctgGGAACAGTGATAGGGAATTTGCTTATTATTGTGACCATCAAGTACAGCCCTATGCTTGGGagccccatgtactttttcctattttatttgtcCCTTACAGATTCCTGCTTCTCAACATCCATAGCCCCCAGACTAATTGTGGATTCCCTCTCTGCAAAAAAAATCATAACGTACAATGAGTGCATGACTCAAGTCTTTGCCCTACATTTATTTGGCTCTATGGAGATCTTTGTGCTCATCTTCATGGCCGCTGATCGTTGTGTGGCCATCTGTAAGCCCTTACATTACCCAACCATCATGAGACGACAGGTCTGCACCGTCCTTATTATTCTTGCATGGAtagggtcttttatccattctataGCCCAGATTATCCTGGCCTTGAGACTGCCTTTCTGTGGACCCAATTTGATTGATCATTACTGCTGTGATTTGCAACCCTTGCTGAAACTTGCTTGCATGGATACCTACAAGATCAACCTACTGTTGGTGTCTAACAGTGGGGCCATATGCTCAAGCAGTTTTGTGATTCTGATGATCTCATACATTGTCATCTTGTATTCTCTGAGAAATCACAGTgtagaagggaggaaaaaagctcTCTCGACTTGCACTTCTCACATCACAGTAGTAATCTTAACCTTTGGtccatgtatattcatatatacacgCCCCCCAACCACTTTCCCCATGGACAAGATGGTGACCGTATTTTATACTATTGCAACCCCTTTTCTCAACCCACTCATCTACACCCTGAGGAATACAGAAGTGAAAAATGCCATGAGAAAGCTCTGGCATATTAAAATTACCTTAGATAGCAAAAGATGA